A single window of Pseudoduganella plicata DNA harbors:
- a CDS encoding ATP-binding protein has product MNNVAPAEARAPRTVDDTGLPFLFLAELVSKVLHQRGQLRLAELASHLKLNMAVVDPLIAFLRAEKLCEVARAGNSGTDADIAFLLTETGRQRAAAALSRNAYAGPAPVTLAAYTAQVQAQSVAGVHVTHAHMAQVFDGIVANPRVLAQLGAAMNSGRALFLHGLAGSGKTFLAERLRDLLSGAIAVPYALMIDGEVVPFFDTVQHQLTGEPAAAGFGTDRGIDRGSAPDMRWVRGVRRPAALAGGELTLDMLDLRFDPHTRLYQAPPHLKSNNGIFIIDDLGRQRCSPEALMNRWIVPMDRNVDYLTLHTGHTFQVPFDVIVVFSSNFVPHRLSDGAFLRRLGYKIEVPPASTDEYALLFRNACEQAGVGFDADVFDYLLDCHRQRNVPLLACYPRDLVRQLRDLARYEDRAPELSRRTLDWAWDNYFAADGPPGRPPELDRRERGSMENL; this is encoded by the coding sequence GTGAACAATGTCGCTCCTGCCGAGGCGCGCGCCCCGCGCACCGTGGACGACACGGGCCTGCCATTTCTCTTCCTGGCCGAACTGGTGTCGAAAGTGCTGCACCAGCGCGGCCAGCTGCGTCTGGCCGAACTGGCGTCGCACCTGAAACTGAACATGGCGGTCGTCGATCCGCTGATCGCCTTCCTGCGTGCCGAGAAGCTGTGCGAAGTCGCGCGTGCCGGCAACAGCGGCACCGATGCCGACATCGCCTTCCTGCTGACGGAAACGGGGCGCCAGCGCGCCGCCGCCGCACTGAGCCGCAATGCCTATGCCGGCCCGGCGCCCGTCACCCTGGCGGCCTACACGGCGCAGGTGCAGGCGCAAAGCGTGGCCGGCGTGCACGTCACGCATGCGCACATGGCGCAGGTATTCGACGGCATCGTCGCCAATCCGCGCGTACTGGCGCAGCTGGGCGCGGCGATGAACTCCGGCCGCGCGCTGTTCCTGCACGGCCTGGCCGGCAGCGGCAAGACCTTCCTGGCCGAGCGCCTGCGCGACCTGCTGTCCGGCGCCATCGCCGTGCCGTACGCGCTGATGATCGACGGCGAAGTCGTGCCGTTCTTCGACACCGTACAGCACCAGCTGACGGGCGAGCCGGCAGCGGCCGGTTTCGGCACCGACCGCGGCATCGACCGCGGCAGCGCGCCCGACATGCGCTGGGTACGCGGCGTGCGCCGCCCGGCCGCGCTGGCCGGCGGCGAACTGACGCTCGACATGCTGGACCTGCGCTTCGACCCGCACACGCGCCTGTACCAGGCGCCGCCGCACCTGAAATCGAACAACGGCATTTTCATCATCGACGACCTGGGGCGCCAGCGCTGCTCGCCCGAGGCGCTGATGAACCGCTGGATCGTGCCGATGGACCGCAATGTCGATTACCTCACGCTGCACACCGGCCACACGTTCCAGGTGCCGTTCGACGTGATCGTCGTGTTCTCGTCGAATTTCGTGCCGCACCGCCTGTCCGATGGTGCCTTCCTGCGCCGGCTGGGCTACAAGATCGAAGTGCCGCCCGCTTCGACCGACGAATACGCCCTGCTGTTCCGCAACGCATGCGAACAGGCCGGCGTGGGCTTCGATGCCGACGTCTTCGACTACCTGCTCGACTGCCACCGCCAGCGCAACGTGCCGCTGCTGGCCTGCTACCCGCGCGACCTGGTGCGCCAGCTGCGCGACCTGGCGCGCTATGAAGACCGCGCCCCGGAACTCTCCCGCCGCACGCTGGACTGGGCCTGGGACAACTACTTTGCCGCCGACGGCCCGCCCGGCCGGCCGCCGGAACTGGACCGCCGCGAGCGCGGTTCGATGGAGAACCTGTAA
- a CDS encoding TadE/TadG family type IV pilus assembly protein, which translates to MKRQRGIAAVEFALLLPVLLLLLFGMLDAARALQANIILVNLSREGANLVSRGNTQLESGSQEIIYALMASSPPLNVNKHGMVYITRVMGVVSNGQSRSVVLDQYRWDDRPRNLGASASGYNPGSRVYGCGAWNGPACAGVDPNRRPVVNVMSGQLADGEVVHVVETFYQYEMLLAGFTVGSLSLPTLGPNLYSMTIF; encoded by the coding sequence ATGAAGCGTCAGCGCGGCATTGCCGCCGTTGAATTTGCGCTGCTGCTGCCGGTTCTGCTGTTGCTGCTGTTCGGCATGCTCGACGCTGCCCGCGCGCTGCAGGCCAATATCATCCTCGTCAATCTCAGCCGCGAAGGGGCCAATCTCGTCTCGCGCGGCAATACACAACTCGAGAGCGGCAGCCAGGAGATCATCTACGCGCTGATGGCCAGCTCTCCGCCGCTGAATGTCAACAAGCACGGCATGGTCTACATCACGCGCGTGATGGGCGTCGTCAGCAACGGCCAGTCGCGCAGTGTCGTGCTGGACCAATACCGCTGGGACGACAGGCCGCGCAACCTGGGCGCCAGCGCCAGCGGCTACAACCCGGGCAGCCGCGTCTACGGCTGCGGCGCCTGGAACGGCCCCGCCTGCGCGGGCGTCGATCCGAACCGGCGGCCGGTCGTCAACGTCATGAGCGGGCAGCTCGCCGATGGCGAAGTGGTGCACGTCGTCGAGACGTTTTATCAGTACGAGATGCTGCTGGCGGGCTTTACTGTCGGTTCGCTGTCCCTGCCCACGCTTGGGCCCAACCTGTATTCGATGACGATTTTCTGA
- a CDS encoding sensor histidine kinase: MSWYHSIALSALRRLPLSLSGRRAVAPDAEATMVFGMRLVLAISGLLTLYIGPDGATPLGTWSWSVFVLYALHSVVLLCVARVRDGFWHGPLVYWLDIGWYGLMLLATDGASGPFFSFFFFAILAASFRHGFDAGARLTLGAAAIVAAMVLAAQGLQHVQFLLLRTTFVLALGYMIAFWGGLAVDQRRRLALLRDVSRLSNPRFGVQHTLDSLMEKILLFYGGSTCVLVMQDASGRWTLNTVHHPATGRATSHNSVSDATVQPLLDFDTGATVLYRGVTRQLVPYDIPAAQLVTGDGDWRGIDPDRCSGIADLLDTTWFVSAALPLRKGRGRIFVTSGERLRRPDATFLNHIVQQAFPVIETIDLLDRLASDAALRERQKIARDLHDSTIQPYIGLRHAVAAIRSQAGDDNAVAPDLDRLLSMCTEVIGDMRHFADRFRNGRQEEPELLIALRRQAAQVRSFYDLDVVLEAQHAPAISDRMAAEVFQIVTEGISNIRKHTRVRTACVRLAKVEGQLAIDIVNGADERTVPAPFMPLSIAERVHALGGTLAVLPTAQQTMLRIRIPI; this comes from the coding sequence ATGAGTTGGTATCACAGTATCGCCCTGTCCGCGCTGCGCCGACTGCCGCTGTCCCTGTCTGGCCGACGGGCCGTCGCGCCCGATGCCGAGGCGACGATGGTGTTTGGCATGCGGCTCGTACTGGCGATCTCCGGGCTGCTCACGCTGTACATCGGTCCGGATGGCGCCACGCCGCTCGGCACCTGGTCCTGGTCCGTGTTCGTGCTGTATGCCTTGCACAGCGTGGTGCTGCTGTGCGTGGCGCGCGTGCGGGACGGCTTCTGGCACGGTCCCCTGGTCTACTGGCTCGATATCGGCTGGTATGGCCTGATGCTGCTGGCCACCGATGGCGCCAGCGGACCGTTCTTCAGCTTTTTCTTCTTTGCGATCCTGGCCGCGTCGTTCCGGCATGGGTTCGATGCCGGCGCCCGCCTGACCCTGGGCGCGGCCGCGATCGTGGCCGCGATGGTGCTGGCGGCGCAGGGCCTGCAGCATGTGCAGTTCCTGCTGCTGCGCACCACGTTCGTGCTGGCGCTGGGTTACATGATCGCGTTCTGGGGCGGGCTGGCCGTGGACCAGCGCCGCCGCCTGGCACTCTTGCGCGATGTCAGCCGCCTGTCGAATCCCCGTTTCGGCGTGCAGCACACGCTCGACTCGCTGATGGAAAAGATCCTGCTGTTCTATGGCGGCAGCACCTGCGTGCTGGTGATGCAGGATGCGAGCGGGCGCTGGACGCTGAACACCGTCCACCATCCGGCCACGGGCCGGGCCACGAGCCACAACAGCGTGTCCGACGCCACCGTCCAGCCGCTGCTCGATTTCGATACGGGGGCAACGGTGCTGTACCGCGGCGTCACGCGCCAGCTCGTGCCCTACGATATCCCCGCCGCGCAGCTCGTCACGGGAGACGGCGACTGGCGCGGCATCGATCCGGACCGCTGCAGCGGCATCGCCGACCTGCTCGATACGACGTGGTTCGTCAGCGCCGCCCTGCCGCTGCGCAAGGGGCGCGGGCGGATCTTTGTCACCTCCGGTGAACGGCTGCGCCGGCCGGACGCCACGTTCCTGAACCATATCGTGCAGCAGGCGTTTCCCGTCATCGAAACAATCGACCTGCTGGACCGGCTGGCGTCGGACGCCGCGCTGCGCGAGCGGCAGAAGATCGCCCGCGATCTGCACGACAGCACCATCCAGCCGTACATCGGCCTGCGCCACGCGGTGGCCGCGATCCGCAGCCAGGCGGGCGACGACAATGCCGTGGCGCCGGACCTGGACCGGCTGCTGTCGATGTGCACGGAGGTGATCGGCGACATGCGCCACTTCGCCGACCGCTTCCGCAACGGCCGCCAGGAAGAACCGGAGCTGCTGATCGCGCTGCGCCGCCAGGCCGCGCAAGTGCGTTCGTTCTACGACCTCGACGTGGTGCTGGAAGCGCAGCACGCGCCGGCCATCAGCGACCGCATGGCAGCCGAGGTGTTCCAGATCGTCACGGAAGGCATCAGCAACATCCGCAAGCACACGCGCGTGCGCACGGCCTGCGTGCGGCTGGCAAAAGTCGAGGGCCAGCTGGCGATCGACATCGTCAACGGCGCCGACGAGCGCACCGTGCCGGCGCCGTTCATGCCGCTGTCGATCGCCGAGCGCGTGCATGCGCTGGGCGGCACCCTGGCCGTACTGCCGACGGCGCAGCAAACCATGCTGCGCATCCGCATTCCCATCTGA
- a CDS encoding VWA domain-containing protein has translation MAPNLQRQRGAIAIMVALALLVLLSLVGLIVDGGLAYMTKARLNAAVDSAALAAARAVTIGDNQAEQRASAQAAASRFFAANIPQGYLLSKPELLGTDVTFDGGMVTIDVRAEAPMPVSLMQMTGVKTMAPGASAQTIRRDLDMAFVVDTSGSLKDVQAQVRTSAKSFLNKFNVTQDRVSLIHFASGAEVDNAINHSARGFNRTSMLRKIDGFNFEGGTSSIEGMWHARSQLNSISAENRSTLRVIVFFSDGAPTSFGATVALKYPNDCPLVGKNKGAGVIDMTRNGLYRLDVSENILLDQRCTLANNPAVSLPAWYDAHNVDDDTAQREFRIVTSTPRVVTASISNGATLKDNVDRAARNLAEAAAAKARDEGIFVFTLGMGGSLRDRTGTDNEKGEDVLKCMANVADGPSRCFNPAKPVGMYCYAATEADLTPCFSRLASAILRIAK, from the coding sequence ATGGCTCCCAACCTCCAGCGCCAGCGCGGCGCCATCGCGATCATGGTGGCGCTTGCGCTGCTGGTGCTGCTGTCGCTGGTCGGCCTGATCGTCGACGGCGGCCTGGCCTACATGACCAAGGCGCGGCTGAACGCGGCGGTGGACTCGGCGGCGCTGGCCGCGGCGCGCGCGGTCACCATAGGCGACAACCAGGCGGAGCAGCGCGCCAGCGCGCAGGCGGCCGCTTCCCGGTTCTTCGCGGCCAATATTCCGCAGGGTTATCTGCTGTCGAAGCCCGAACTGCTGGGGACCGACGTGACGTTCGACGGCGGCATGGTGACGATCGACGTGCGGGCCGAAGCGCCCATGCCCGTATCCCTCATGCAGATGACGGGTGTCAAGACGATGGCGCCGGGCGCTTCCGCGCAGACCATCAGGCGCGACCTGGACATGGCGTTTGTCGTCGACACGTCGGGTTCGCTGAAGGATGTCCAGGCGCAGGTGCGCACGTCCGCCAAGTCGTTCCTGAATAAATTCAACGTCACCCAGGACCGGGTCAGTCTGATTCATTTTGCATCGGGCGCCGAGGTGGACAATGCGATCAACCACTCTGCGCGCGGCTTCAACCGCACCTCGATGCTTCGCAAGATCGATGGCTTCAACTTTGAAGGCGGCACCTCTTCCATCGAAGGCATGTGGCATGCACGCTCCCAGCTTAATTCGATTTCGGCAGAGAACCGGTCCACGCTGCGCGTCATCGTGTTCTTCTCGGACGGTGCTCCCACGTCGTTCGGTGCGACGGTGGCATTGAAGTATCCGAACGACTGTCCATTGGTCGGCAAGAACAAAGGCGCCGGTGTCATCGACATGACGCGCAACGGACTGTATCGGCTGGATGTCAGCGAAAATATACTGCTGGATCAACGCTGCACGCTGGCGAATAACCCGGCCGTTTCCTTGCCGGCGTGGTATGACGCACACAATGTTGACGACGATACGGCCCAGCGTGAGTTTCGTATCGTCACGAGCACGCCACGCGTAGTGACGGCCAGTATCAGCAACGGTGCAACGCTGAAAGACAATGTCGATCGCGCTGCGCGCAATCTGGCCGAGGCTGCCGCGGCAAAGGCCCGGGACGAAGGTATTTTCGTGTTCACATTGGGCATGGGCGGCAGCCTGCGCGACCGGACCGGAACCGATAACGAAAAAGGGGAGGACGTGCTGAAATGCATGGCCAACGTGGCTGATGGCCCGTCGCGCTGCTTTAACCCGGCCAAACCCGTCGGCATGTACTGCTACGCCGCCACGGAAGCGGACCTGACGCCATGCTTCTCGCGCCTGGCCTCGGCAATCCTGCGCATCGCCAAATAA
- a CDS encoding TadE/TadG family type IV pilus assembly protein: MSISYCIVCKNPPNVVLTMIPPVTRRQSGATLVEMAIVAPVFILVLLALVEMSLMFFTTLTMQYAVREGARFAITGQEGAGQQRYAAVIARIRDSSLGMYDRLKPVISVNGTAYSSSTYSNGMFGTAGSIIVLQLDSTWKVTTPILSTFFKDGEYRFTVAATMRNEYFP, encoded by the coding sequence ATGTCAATATCTTACTGCATTGTCTGCAAGAACCCTCCTAATGTTGTCTTAACGATGATACCTCCGGTCACTCGCCGTCAATCCGGCGCCACACTCGTTGAAATGGCGATCGTCGCACCCGTGTTCATCCTGGTGCTGCTGGCACTGGTCGAGATGAGCCTGATGTTTTTCACAACGCTGACGATGCAGTATGCCGTGCGCGAAGGTGCCCGCTTTGCCATCACGGGCCAGGAGGGCGCGGGCCAGCAGCGCTACGCGGCCGTCATCGCCAGGATCCGCGACAGCTCGCTGGGCATGTACGACCGGCTCAAGCCGGTCATTTCCGTCAACGGCACAGCCTATTCGTCCAGCACGTACAGCAACGGCATGTTCGGCACGGCCGGCAGCATCATCGTGCTGCAGCTCGATTCCACGTGGAAGGTGACGACGCCGATCCTGTCGACCTTCTTCAAGGACGGCGAATACCGCTTCACGGTCGCCGCGACGATGCGCAACGAGTACTTCCCATGA
- a CDS encoding response regulator: MTIRILLVDDHKTMLWGLERLIQAEAPALELVGSASTADEAVALYAAQRPDIVLLDLDLKGSSSLDILPALLSNGVTRAVILSANRDQATLTAAVKLGARGVVGKEAATEEVLNAVRKVYAGELWLDQSLMQALLGQIVAPAPAANPEAQRIASLTARERDVIGMIVQGKGALNKDLADRACISERTLRNHLTAIYQKLNVANRLELYVYATKHNLHA, from the coding sequence ATGACCATCCGCATCCTGCTGGTGGATGACCACAAGACGATGCTGTGGGGACTGGAGCGCCTGATCCAGGCCGAGGCACCGGCCCTGGAACTGGTCGGCAGCGCCAGTACGGCCGACGAAGCCGTCGCCCTGTACGCGGCGCAACGGCCCGATATCGTGCTGCTGGATCTGGACCTGAAAGGCAGCAGCTCGCTGGACATCCTGCCGGCGCTGCTGTCGAACGGCGTCACCCGCGCCGTCATCCTCAGCGCCAACCGTGACCAGGCCACGCTGACGGCGGCCGTCAAGCTGGGCGCGCGCGGCGTCGTCGGCAAGGAAGCGGCCACGGAAGAAGTGCTCAATGCCGTGCGCAAGGTGTACGCCGGCGAACTGTGGCTGGACCAGTCGCTGATGCAGGCGCTGCTGGGACAGATCGTGGCCCCCGCGCCTGCCGCGAATCCCGAAGCGCAGCGCATCGCGTCGCTGACGGCGCGCGAGCGCGACGTGATCGGCATGATCGTGCAAGGCAAGGGCGCGCTGAACAAGGACCTGGCCGACCGTGCCTGCATCTCCGAGCGGACGTTGCGCAACCACCTCACCGCCATCTACCAGAAGCTGAACGTGGCCAACCGCCTCGAACTGTACGTCTACGCCACCAAGCACAACCTCCACGCCTGA
- a CDS encoding AAA family ATPase yields the protein MKIAILSRDDRQLIELARVLRNRPGADEVDMIAGTPAKLTTLADDAVPDVLVVDQPRADEGELEALERLGHLFPRMSFIVLAGDLSQDFLLRAMRAGVREVLPAIPAPAALAQALDRIAEKLGNQGGTNGKVLAFISCKGGSGSTFLATNLAYALSAGGSKRVALIDMNLQFGDASLFVSDIKPLATLSDVATQIHRLDPSFLASSMVAVTPNYSVLAAPSDPAHASDVKPEHIDAIVKLARRQYDFIVLDVGRSLDPVSIRALDHADTIYPVLQMTLPYIRDGKRLLTVFRNLDYAKDKVELIVNRHDKNSDIRLRDLEEAFDTTSLRTMPNHYDAAAKSVNQGVPVTRLMPDSPLSTALTDMARDLTGEAAPQQASSLMARLFKRRAA from the coding sequence GTGAAAATCGCCATCCTGTCGCGCGACGACCGCCAGCTGATCGAACTGGCGCGCGTGCTGCGCAACCGCCCCGGTGCCGACGAAGTCGACATGATCGCCGGCACGCCCGCGAAACTGACAACGCTTGCGGACGACGCCGTGCCGGACGTTCTGGTCGTCGACCAGCCGCGCGCCGATGAAGGCGAGCTGGAAGCCCTGGAACGCCTGGGCCACCTGTTCCCGCGCATGTCGTTCATCGTGCTGGCCGGCGACCTGTCGCAGGATTTCCTGCTGCGCGCCATGCGAGCCGGCGTGCGCGAAGTACTGCCGGCGATCCCGGCCCCGGCCGCGCTGGCGCAGGCGCTCGACCGTATCGCCGAAAAGCTGGGCAACCAGGGCGGCACCAACGGCAAGGTGCTGGCCTTCATCTCGTGCAAGGGCGGCAGCGGTTCCACCTTCCTGGCAACGAACCTGGCCTATGCGCTGTCGGCCGGCGGCAGCAAGCGCGTGGCGCTGATCGACATGAACCTGCAGTTCGGCGACGCCTCGCTGTTCGTTTCGGACATCAAGCCGCTGGCGACGTTGTCGGACGTGGCGACGCAGATCCACCGCCTCGATCCGTCGTTCCTCGCATCGAGCATGGTGGCCGTCACGCCCAACTACAGCGTGCTGGCCGCGCCGTCCGATCCGGCCCATGCGAGCGACGTCAAGCCCGAACACATCGACGCCATCGTCAAGCTGGCGCGGCGCCAGTACGATTTCATCGTGCTGGACGTGGGCCGCAGCCTGGACCCGGTCAGCATCCGCGCGCTCGATCATGCCGACACGATCTATCCCGTGCTGCAGATGACGCTGCCGTACATCCGCGACGGCAAGCGCCTGCTGACGGTGTTCCGCAACCTCGATTACGCCAAGGACAAGGTCGAGCTGATCGTCAATCGCCACGACAAGAACAGCGACATCCGCCTGCGCGACCTGGAGGAAGCGTTCGACACCACCAGCTTGCGCACGATGCCAAACCATTACGACGCGGCCGCGAAGTCCGTCAATCAGGGCGTGCCGGTCACGCGCCTGATGCCCGACAGCCCCCTCAGCACCGCGCTGACGGACATGGCACGCGACCTGACGGGCGAAGCTGCGCCGCAGCAGGCATCAAGCCTGATGGCGCGCCTGTTCAAGCGCCGCGCCGCATGA
- a CDS encoding Flp family type IVb pilin yields the protein MNLIKNFIAEEDGVTAIEYALIAALVAAVIAAAVTTLGTNISAMFKKVADLIK from the coding sequence ATGAACCTCATCAAAAACTTCATCGCCGAGGAAGACGGCGTCACCGCCATCGAATACGCGCTGATCGCCGCACTAGTCGCCGCCGTGATCGCCGCCGCCGTCACCACGTTGGGCACCAACATCAGCGCCATGTTCAAGAAAGTGGCAGACCTGATCAAGTAA
- a CDS encoding A24 family peptidase: MSSLPLVLLFALLALAVWHDVRARRIPNAVVFPGALLALALHAFLPAGAGLFGTPMGGLGLLSALGGFALGLAILLPMYVLRLMGAGDVKLLAMVGAFVGAGDILTVAIATLLAGGVLALAVAAWQRSLGRLLNNTYQTMLHAGLTGLADGIAAPAAASGRLPYAVAIATGTVASVLWLRAFGELPL; the protein is encoded by the coding sequence TTGTCGTCCCTTCCCCTCGTGCTGCTGTTCGCGTTGCTGGCGCTGGCCGTCTGGCACGACGTGCGCGCGCGCCGCATCCCGAACGCCGTCGTGTTCCCGGGCGCCTTGCTAGCGCTGGCGCTGCACGCGTTCCTGCCTGCCGGCGCGGGGCTGTTCGGCACGCCGATGGGCGGCCTGGGGCTGCTGTCCGCGCTGGGTGGGTTCGCATTGGGGCTGGCCATTCTGCTGCCGATGTACGTGCTGCGCCTGATGGGCGCGGGCGACGTCAAGCTGCTGGCCATGGTCGGCGCCTTTGTCGGCGCCGGCGATATTCTGACCGTCGCCATCGCGACCCTGCTGGCCGGCGGCGTACTGGCACTGGCGGTCGCCGCATGGCAGCGCAGCCTGGGGCGCCTGCTGAACAACACGTACCAGACGATGCTGCACGCGGGCCTGACCGGGCTGGCCGACGGCATCGCCGCGCCGGCTGCCGCCAGTGGACGCCTGCCGTACGCTGTCGCCATCGCGACCGGCACCGTCGCCAGCGTCCTGTGGCTGCGCGCATTCGGAGAGCTGCCGCTGTGA
- a CDS encoding type II and III secretion system protein family protein, translating into MMLSLPQQTVLAATLALSLNAAAAPDCIDLRGRGDVTGRLELVRGKSLLKRFCSPASQVTVGAPDVANVVVPNASEIVLVARSVGSTNLIVSTRDGRSTVFDIDVRVDTAALRAQFDTLFPAEKNIHIGSSGNALILSGMVSDSVVAAQLVGLATSFQEAATEAAAAADKGAGSPPASGVGASVKPAPAVTTAKVLNMLQVAAPQQVMLEVKIAEISKSLVDQLGANISRSHITGSKDTYGIVSSLLTGGAGSLGVIANSVGRVTIDGEKRDGLVKILAEPTVMAISGQEASFLAGGKIFIPVAQNNPTGGNTITLEEKEYGVAVRFTPTVLAGGRINLRVAPEVSELNREGIGITLPGGTNNATALLPSFTTRRASTTVQLQDGQSFAIGGLIRNNVTSNIKRFPFLGDVPVLGTLFRSSDFQNDRTELVFIVTPHLAKPLADKPRLPTDDYIEPSPALFFLGGRHEGFQQPDAPKDKP; encoded by the coding sequence ATGATGCTGTCGCTTCCCCAACAAACCGTGCTGGCCGCAACGCTGGCGCTGTCGCTCAATGCCGCCGCAGCGCCCGACTGCATCGACCTGCGCGGCCGCGGCGACGTCACGGGCCGGCTCGAACTGGTACGCGGCAAATCGCTGCTGAAGCGCTTCTGTTCACCAGCGAGCCAGGTGACGGTGGGCGCGCCCGACGTGGCCAACGTCGTCGTACCCAACGCCAGCGAGATCGTGCTGGTGGCACGCAGCGTTGGTTCCACCAACCTGATCGTCTCGACACGGGACGGGCGTTCCACCGTGTTCGATATCGACGTGCGCGTCGATACGGCAGCGCTGCGTGCGCAGTTCGACACGCTGTTCCCGGCCGAGAAGAACATCCATATCGGCAGCTCCGGCAATGCGCTGATCCTGTCCGGCATGGTCAGCGATTCCGTCGTGGCGGCGCAGCTGGTCGGCCTGGCCACGTCGTTCCAGGAAGCGGCCACCGAAGCCGCCGCCGCTGCGGACAAGGGCGCCGGTTCGCCGCCCGCAAGCGGTGTCGGAGCATCCGTCAAGCCGGCACCCGCCGTGACGACGGCGAAGGTGCTGAACATGCTGCAGGTCGCCGCGCCCCAGCAGGTCATGCTGGAGGTGAAAATCGCCGAGATCTCGAAGTCGCTGGTGGACCAGCTGGGCGCCAACATCAGCCGCTCGCACATCACCGGCTCGAAGGACACCTATGGCATCGTCTCCAGCCTGCTGACGGGTGGTGCCGGGTCGCTGGGCGTGATCGCCAACAGCGTGGGCCGCGTCACCATCGACGGCGAAAAGCGCGACGGTCTCGTCAAGATCCTGGCCGAGCCGACGGTGATGGCGATCAGCGGCCAGGAAGCCAGCTTCCTCGCGGGCGGCAAGATCTTCATCCCCGTCGCGCAGAACAATCCGACGGGCGGCAACACGATCACGCTGGAAGAAAAGGAATACGGCGTGGCCGTGCGCTTCACGCCGACTGTGCTGGCGGGCGGGCGCATCAACCTGCGCGTGGCGCCGGAGGTGTCGGAACTGAACCGCGAAGGTATCGGCATCACGCTGCCGGGCGGCACGAACAACGCGACGGCACTGCTGCCGTCGTTTACCACGCGCCGCGCCAGCACGACGGTGCAGCTGCAGGATGGCCAGAGCTTCGCCATCGGCGGCCTGATCCGCAACAACGTGACCAGCAATATCAAGCGCTTCCCGTTCCTGGGCGACGTGCCCGTGCTGGGCACGCTGTTCCGCAGCAGCGACTTCCAGAACGACCGCACGGAACTCGTGTTCATCGTCACGCCGCACCTGGCCAAGCCGCTGGCGGACAAGCCGCGCCTGCCGACGGACGACTATATCGAGCCCTCGCCCGCCCTGTTCTTCCTGGGCGGCCGCCACGAAGGATTCCAGCAACCCGACGCACCGAAGGACAAGCCATGA
- the cpaB gene encoding Flp pilus assembly protein CpaB: MRNSRSLLIIGVALFLALAAVVVAARWMNEQGAAAGTKVAIAAADIGQGMRLATENVQMIDWPAGALPPGAITDIKQLEGRVTRTQIGRGEAVLETKLAPAGTTGGLSAVVAAGKRAMTVRVNDVVGVAGFALPGNYVDILVNLQQTSSDSGARVESISKIVLERILVLAVAQESNRDDTKPKVVNAVTLELTPDEVEKLDLARSIGTLSLVLRNQVDPQPANTVGATRESVLGLPPARAAAPTPAPVMAPAPSAPPPVVRTPPPAEGVMVIRGLDAAPQSFPSKAAP, from the coding sequence ATGAGAAATTCCCGATCCCTGCTGATTATCGGCGTTGCCCTGTTCCTGGCGCTGGCTGCCGTGGTGGTTGCCGCCAGGTGGATGAACGAGCAAGGCGCGGCGGCCGGCACGAAAGTGGCGATCGCCGCCGCCGACATCGGCCAGGGCATGCGCCTGGCCACGGAGAACGTCCAGATGATCGACTGGCCGGCCGGCGCCCTGCCGCCCGGCGCCATCACGGACATCAAGCAGCTCGAGGGCCGCGTCACACGCACGCAGATCGGCCGCGGTGAGGCGGTACTGGAAACCAAACTGGCGCCTGCGGGAACGACGGGCGGCCTGTCCGCCGTCGTCGCGGCCGGCAAGCGCGCCATGACGGTGCGTGTCAACGACGTCGTCGGCGTGGCCGGCTTTGCGCTGCCGGGCAACTACGTCGACATCCTCGTCAACCTGCAGCAGACATCGTCGGACAGTGGCGCGCGCGTGGAATCGATCTCGAAAATCGTGCTGGAACGGATCCTCGTGCTGGCCGTTGCCCAGGAATCGAACCGCGACGACACCAAGCCGAAAGTCGTCAACGCCGTCACGCTGGAGCTCACGCCGGACGAGGTGGAAAAACTGGACCTGGCGCGCAGCATCGGCACGTTGTCGCTCGTGCTGCGCAATCAGGTCGATCCGCAACCGGCCAATACGGTCGGCGCGACGCGCGAATCCGTGCTCGGGCTGCCGCCGGCCAGGGCCGCGGCGCCCACGCCGGCGCCGGTCATGGCACCAGCGCCTTCCGCTCCCCCGCCCGTCGTGCGTACCCCGCCTCCCGCCGAGGGCGTGATGGTGATCCGCGGCCTCGACGCCGCTCCGCAATCGTTCCCGTCCAAGGCTGCCCCATGA